The DNA segment GTCTCTGACGCCGAGGCTCTTTCTGGCATTCTCCCTCTCCTCAGGTTCTGGAGGACGCCATTTTCTGGTGTCTATCCCGTTGGGCACCACAACGACTGGGCGTCCCCGGAGCTTTTCTCCGAGCAGGTTCCGCGTGTCCTCGGCCACTGGAGTGCTGACGGCTATGAAGGTGTCTATCCTTTTGAGGTGGTGCCTAACAAAGGCTCCAATAAGGAAGTCAAGGGGCGGGTTCCCATAGAACGAATGGTTTGTGGCCACAACGGGAACGTTCCGTATTCCCCGGGATATCTTGGACACGGCAATCGCAAAGGGGGAGTATATACTGTGGACGTGGGTTATATCAAAGCCTATTTCCTTGTAGAGTTCATTTACCCTCCAGAACTGTGTAAAGCCCACACTGGAGTGATAACTGCGGAAATACAGGGTTGCAGGAAACCTGAGTACTGGATATGGAAAGCTGTCGATATATGGTTTCATGTATCTGTAATCATGGGTCAGGACGTAGGGCTCATGCCCCATCCGGATGAGATTGCGGGCGAGTTCATCAATGTGGGACTCTATTCCCCCGATTTTAGGGTAGAACCAGTCACTTGCTATTGCGATTTTAAGGCCTTCCATATTTCGACCCCTCCGGACGTCAGGAGCACCGCTAGTCCCACTAGACTGCTGGCAACGTACGATACAAAGCGCTCTAGGAGGGTTATTGAAACCGCGAGCGCCGTAGGGATTCCAAAGTAGGTGAGTGTTCCCACAAGGCCCCCTTCTATTATTCCAACACCGCCGGGGGTGAAGGCTATCAGACCGAACAGGAGATTGGCTATTGAAACCACCGCTATGAGGGTCCAGGCCAAGTTCAGACCAAAGGCGAGTGTTATGAGCTTTAGCCTGACTACATCAAGGAGCCAGACTGTGGAGCTGAGCAGAATCGCGATAATGTTGAGACTGTGCATGTTTTTAAGGGCTGTTATCTTTTTCATCTCCTCATGGGTCACTGGGGTTCTGAACAGGCGGAGTGAGAGACTGACGAAGGAGTCCCATTTAATCCAGATCAAGGATATTCCCGCCATCCCAAGAATCAGAAGGGTGGCCGGCTCTTCCGATGAGAAGTATGCCATTCCAGTGAGGAAGAGTGCAAACACCGGGATCGTCTCAAGTATGCGCTCGTAGATTATGCTGACCGCAGAGATTCCAGCGGGGATGTTGGCCTTTTTGGACACCCACGCCATCCTGAGCAGTTCCCCGCCGCTCCTGCTCATTGGAGTAACATTGTTCATGAAAATCGAGGCGAGGATTGCCTTGACGAGTTCGTGAAGAGGGGCGTCCCTACCGACACCCTTCAGAACGAGCTTCCAGCGGATGCCGTAGAGAACGACGCTCACATAATACGTGAGGAACGCCAGAGTCAGATACTTAATGGAAGCGGTTCCTACGACTGAGAGATACTGCCGTGCCGATGTTGCGATACTCTCAAGCATAGTCACAACCTACCTTAAGTCCGGTTTGACATTTTAAAACGTTATCGGAACAAAGCTCTATATGTCCCATACACTTTCCTGTTAAGATGCTCCCATCCAAGGAGGGGCATCTCCTCCCTTTTTCCACCGATGGTAACGTATACACCGTTTCCTTTTTCGACGCGTCCTATTACTGTGAACTCTACCCGAAGGCTCTCTGCCACCTCCCCGGGTATTGTGAAGACGAGTTCGAACTCCTCACCGCTGGCGAGAGCCATCTCGACGGCACTTATTCCGAGCATCCGGGCGGCTTCGACAGCCTCCTTTCTCACTGGGAGCCTCTCGGCATCGACTTCTATCCTTACACCGCTCATCCTTGCCAGGAGGTGGAGCTCTTTGGAGAGTCCATCGCTGATGTCTATTGCGGCGTTTGCATAGCCGCTCAGTTCAATACCCTCGGCAACCCGCGCCCTCGGTTCAAGGAGCTTCTCATAGAGGGGTCTCCGTATTCTCCCGGACACATCGACTCCGTACCTCCAGAGGAGGAGCCCCGCCAGAGCCCGTCCTATATCGCCGGTTACACAGACGAGGTCTCCAGGCTTCGCCCCGCTCCTTGTGAGCAGTCTCCCCGTCCTTCCAAGGGCTATCCCGTCTATTATCAAATCGTCGGCCTCGTTAGTGTCGGCGCTCAGGACGGGAAGGTTGTAGAATTCGAGGGCATCTCCAATTCCCCTTGCAACACCTTCCAGATAGTCCATATCGATGTCCCCGGGGACTCCAAGGGAGAAGAGGAACCCCACCGGTCTTGCACCCATGGCGGCGACATCGCTGACGTTCATGGTAACGGCCTTAAACCCGACCTGTTCTGGCGTCATTATATCCGGCACGTCCGTTTTTCTCACGAGCATATCGTTCGTCGCTACAAACCACTCGTTTCCGAGTTTGATGGCTCCCGCGTCGTCGCCCAGGGGCAGGTCTCCCTGGATTTTGAGGTGCCTCATAAAGAGCTCGATTATCTCCCTTTCCACCTTTATCCCCACTCCCAGTTGGGTCATGGGATTTAAAGCCTTCGCCAAGCTTTTATGCCATTGGCCCCAATGTAGTCTTGTGGTGGGTATGAAGGAGCTTAGGTACAATCCCCTGACCGGTCAGTGGGTCATGGTCTCCGCTGTGAGGAGGAAACGCCCCTGGAGGCCGAGAGACTTCTGCCCTTTTTGTCCAGGGGGAGAGGAGACCGGCTATGGGTGGGAGGTTCTTCTGCTTCCAAACAGGTTCCCCATGCTGTCCTTTGATGCCCCCCGGCCAGAGCGAGATGGGTTTTACAGGAAGGCACGGGCTCTCGGCCAGTGCAGTGTGATAGTCGAAACGCCTGAGCACGAGGTTAGAGACCTAGACAGGCTTTCCCTCGGTGCCGTAACCCGGGTTGTTGAATTATGGAAAAACACAACCGCAGAACTGAAGAATAACCCCCACGTTGCCTACGTCGCAATCTTTCGAAACAAGGGGGAGGAAATTGGCGTCAGCCTGACCCACCCCCACGGCCAGCTCTACGCGACACCGTTTATACCCCTCAAGGTTCGCCTCAAAGTCGAGAACTCAAGGAGATACTTCAAACGCACCGGCGAGTGCCTCTTCTGCAGGATTCTGAGAGAAGAGATGGAAGGCGAGAGGGCGATATACGAGAACGAAAGCTTTGCAGTCTTCCTGCCATTCTTCGCGA comes from the Thermococcus thioreducens genome and includes:
- a CDS encoding glycosyltransferase family 4 protein, which translates into the protein MEGLKIAIASDWFYPKIGGIESHIDELARNLIRMGHEPYVLTHDYRYMKPYIDSFPYPVLRFPATLYFRSYHSSVGFTQFWRVNELYKEIGFDITHVHSIYSPFAIAVSKISRGIRNVPVVATNHSFYGNPPLDFLIGAFVRHHLKRIDTFIAVSTPVAEDTRNLLGEKLRGRPVVVVPNGIDTRKWRPPEPEERENARKSLGVRDEIVVLYLGRMTERKQAHRIPLMIKGALKKSGLPKRSVRLVMIGDGPMRPLLEKNLRETGIGEITELYSFIERGRLLPLYWAADMVLMPGILEAFPVVGLEAMSTERPVIGRNESGLSDMIINGVTGLLAESEEGMMENLATAFLDREGLIAMGREARKRAEKEFSWDVVLGKLLRIYKRTIDMRDEVDRRYVFYKLVRGIGS
- a CDS encoding lysylphosphatidylglycerol synthase transmembrane domain-containing protein: MLESIATSARQYLSVVGTASIKYLTLAFLTYYVSVVLYGIRWKLVLKGVGRDAPLHELVKAILASIFMNNVTPMSRSGGELLRMAWVSKKANIPAGISAVSIIYERILETIPVFALFLTGMAYFSSEEPATLLILGMAGISLIWIKWDSFVSLSLRLFRTPVTHEEMKKITALKNMHSLNIIAILLSSTVWLLDVVRLKLITLAFGLNLAWTLIAVVSIANLLFGLIAFTPGGVGIIEGGLVGTLTYFGIPTALAVSITLLERFVSYVASSLVGLAVLLTSGGVEIWKALKSQ
- a CDS encoding thiamine-phosphate kinase; protein product: MTQLGVGIKVEREIIELFMRHLKIQGDLPLGDDAGAIKLGNEWFVATNDMLVRKTDVPDIMTPEQVGFKAVTMNVSDVAAMGARPVGFLFSLGVPGDIDMDYLEGVARGIGDALEFYNLPVLSADTNEADDLIIDGIALGRTGRLLTRSGAKPGDLVCVTGDIGRALAGLLLWRYGVDVSGRIRRPLYEKLLEPRARVAEGIELSGYANAAIDISDGLSKELHLLARMSGVRIEVDAERLPVRKEAVEAARMLGISAVEMALASGEEFELVFTIPGEVAESLRVEFTVIGRVEKGNGVYVTIGGKREEMPLLGWEHLNRKVYGTYRALFR
- the galT gene encoding galactose-1-phosphate uridylyltransferase, coding for MKELRYNPLTGQWVMVSAVRRKRPWRPRDFCPFCPGGEETGYGWEVLLLPNRFPMLSFDAPRPERDGFYRKARALGQCSVIVETPEHEVRDLDRLSLGAVTRVVELWKNTTAELKNNPHVAYVAIFRNKGEEIGVSLTHPHGQLYATPFIPLKVRLKVENSRRYFKRTGECLFCRILREEMEGERAIYENESFAVFLPFFANWPFEVHIYPKRHVQWLTQLTEEELTDLADALRVAVGTLNTVLERDMPYTMMAYQAPFKGSYDFYHLHVEFYPILRDNGRIKYAAGIEMGTWDFTYDGAPEENAEKLKEACKKAVKRIGARGRCFT